A window of Mustela erminea isolate mMusErm1 chromosome 19, mMusErm1.Pri, whole genome shotgun sequence genomic DNA:
AGGGCACGGCACTtggtcctcttctctcctctgtctaCACTCACTCCCTCGGTGATCTCATCAGGCCTGGTGGTTTTAAATACCATCTACATGCTGACGACTCCCAAATTTAAGTCTCCAGCCAGACCTTGCTCCTGAACTCTCAACTTGACATACAACTGTCTGCTTCACATCTGCAGGTCCAAACCCAAGCGGGCTCCTCTAGCAGTCTTGATCTTCTCCATCGGTGGTCTCTCCATTGTTCCAGTCCTCAGAAGTGAAAACCTTCGTCTCTCCTTTGGATTCCTTTTCTCACACATCCATCTTATTATTGAACCCCGTCAGCTCTGCCTTCAAAATAGATCCCAAGTCAAACCATTTTTCAACTCACCCTCTACCTTTGCCACCTGGGCCCTCCCAGCCACCATCATCTCCCACCTGGATTTTTGCAAATTTCCTATCTGGGCTCCATGTTTCTGGCCTGTCCACCTACACCCTATTTTtgacacagcagccagagtgaccttTTAAGAGAATGTGTGTCAGGGCAGGTCAGTCCTCTTCTCAAAACCCTACCTCCCACATTACTCGGAGTGAATGTCCCATTTCCTGATGGTGGCTACAAGTCTCTAGACATCATCCACCGTCTCTTCCTGCCAGCCCTTCTCATGCCAAGCACCCTCTCAGAGCCTCGTCCAAGCCACATGTCTGCATAGTTTCTTCCCTTcttgtcctcctctctctgaagaGTTTCATGACCACTGTAGCTGGGAATTCCCTGGACAGGTTCAGCGGATCACTAGAAGGACTCAAAGAACCCAGAGAAGCTGCTGTACTGGTGGTTTCAGTTTATTACATGTACAAATACAGCAtcaaagaagcagaggaaaatggTGCACAGAGCAGAGTGTGGGAGAGCCCAGCCATGAGATTCGGAATAACTCTCTCCCGCATTGCTTCTTGTCCCAGCAGCGATGTGTGCTAACACATGCAGGGTACCACCAACCGGGAAAGATCCCTTGAGCCTTTGTGTTCGGGGTTTTCATGGGGGGTCAGGCACATGGCTGTCCCCTTGCATGGCTGACCTTATTCTCTAGCGCCTCCAGAGGCCAAACAGATACAACATGCCCCAAGGCTTCTACCATGTCAGTTTTATTAGGAGAGACAATCAGGCATGAGGAAGGCGGGTCAACAAAGACACTGTTACAGGCAGAAGAACTGGCAAGGGCCAAACCTTTCTTTCGGTATAGCTTTTGGACAACCCAGGCCTGCCGAGTTAACCCACAACCACCTACTTAAAATTCCTCCTCTGACATTCTCTATCCCCCTTATTCTGCTTGACTTTTATCCAAGGCACTCCCATCTGTAATACTTcgttttttacttattcatttatgtatttcctGTGTGCCTCTCCTTTCAAAGTGAGTTTCCTTGGGGCAGAAGTGCTTATCTGTTTTGCTTATCTGTCATAAAATGCAATGACTATTTGCTGgatgaatattctaaaaatattgaacaaagacaaatagtcaataaaattcaatgaatattcatgtatGTTACATGCGGATGTGACTTACATTTGCAGAATGAATTGAAAGCATTGCTGAGGGTGTGGGCAGACAGGAATCCTTCTAATCTAGACAAAAACCTGccagtttttggtgcaattaatCAAGAGTGGGTCTTCAATGATCCCACTTCTGTGTATATTCCAGAGAAGTCTTCTATAGGGATGTAAGGGGCATATCCCCAAATAGTCATTGCACTATGGCTTGGGTAGTGAAGGGAATCCAAGTGTCCCTCCTTAAAGAACTGGGTAGTTAAATGTGGTGGACGTCTATAGTGAGTTGgtccttctcaaactttaatatgcTTTGTGTCCCTGAGGATCCtattaaaatgcaggttctggTTCATTTGGactggggtggggcccaagacTCTGACCTCTACAAGCTCCAGGTAATTCCGGTGCTGCTGTTCCCTAAACCCTACTTTGAAAAGCAATGGTATAAACTAGAGTAGTGCTCACCAATGGAAGTTTGTGTGATGGTGGAAATGCTCCATTTATCGGTACTGTCCAAAatggcagccactagccacatacAGTTACTGAGCACCGGGAATGTGGCGAGAACAGCTAAGGAATGGAATcttaacatatattaaatttagccaattttaatttaaaaattaaaggagtgTGTGTGaccagtggctaccatattgggcaGTACAGATGGAGAACACTCTAGCAATGAAAAGCAATAAATTAAATGAGCAAATGGCAACATGGAGAGGTTGTTAACACAGTGTTTGGTGGAATAAGATCTTATATTTTATACCtcaaccttggggcacctggctggcttagtcagtagagcatgtgattcttgatctcaaggttgtgagttcgagccccacgttgggcatagagacaacttaaaaagaaatacctcAACCTGACTCCTCACTGACACCTGCCTTCCATGTACCCCATATAATCAAACTTAAGACGTTGGTGATTGTATTTGCACTGTTATTTTGCATACctctgagacagagaaagaagctgTCAATTAAATTATGATATAAAGCTAAGATACTAAGATGCCTCCTGATTTCAGAATTGTGAAAAATGTGAAGCAGCGTGCATATGAGAAGCAATAAAGTGTGGTACTCAACCATCACATTGTGGGGGACAGTTGGGAAATCAGGTTAAAGTAATCTTTGATTGAAACTATTCTTATTTAGCTTTTTGGATGTAAGCTAAGAATCACAGCATGGGCTGTGTCTTCACCTCACTAGGGCCCACATCTATCCCAGGACACAGCTGCTCTTGTCCCGTTTCCACCACAGAGCTTGTATGGCTGCTACATATGAGAGCCAAGGTGTGTCTGCATCCCTGGGACAGAAGGTACAGCCTCCATGTCCCAACAATTGTTGGAGCTGCTGTAACCACGTGGGTCCCAGATCCATCACCTGAGAACTCTCAGGTCCTGTGCTGCCCCCCACAAGAGAACAAGTGAACACTGGTAAGACCACACTGGCTTCTACTCCAGCTGAGCTCTGCAGTATCCCAGTGCAGAACCTTGAGGAAACAGATGCTAGGATCATTGGATCATTCCTAGGCAGACCTGTCCTGTGCTGTGCTGGTAAGGATTTAACCAAAAaagtttttaccattttatgtggTGTAAATACTCATCCTTGGGCTGATACCAACCTACCAGTGCAATGTCACTAGGCACAGTATTGGAAAGAGATGTGAAGAGCTCACTGTTACAGATGTAATACAATAGACAAATATaacttcaaagaataaatattagtGAAAATAATTAGGAATTGATGAATGTTGAGTATTTATGGAccttctttttaatattcatatttaacTGTAAGttcatgtaatttaatttttaataatggttgTGTTTACCACCTGGCTCTCAAAATTCCTAAAGATTGGCCAATTGGCTCTTATGGGGGCTGGTATGAGCTGGTCCTGGCACTCTCttctttactttacttttattttattttttaaaggttttatttttttaagtaatctctacacccagcatgggggcttgaacctacaacccccagatcaagagttgtatgctccatagactgagccagccaggtgcccctgtactttaCTCTTAAATtatgtttgttgtttcttgtctgtCACCTCCTGCTGGAGTCTAAGCTCAGTGAGGGGAAGCATTTATATTCATCTGGCTTGTTCAGAGCTCAAATTCCAGAACTTAGAACAATGGCTGGTGTACTGTAGGGGCCCAAAAAATCGTCTTTGGTGAAtataagaaagagaatgagatccCTAACACAATGGCTTCATGTAAATTAGAAGCAATAGCTTGTGATGAGGCATGTTTTGCAATGATGCATGGTATTCAGGGCCATTTGTGTTGGtgcctgtggggagggagggtacTGGAGTCAGGGATGACAgatggaataaagaaataaaatgagagcaGGTCTCTGCCAGGACTTGAACTCCAGAGGGTGATTAACTCAATTCTCTTCACCTGAGATCTGATTGGGAAAAAGAGGACCTTTTTATATGCATAGGGTTTTCCAAGAAACGGAGTGAATCTTTGCCCTCCCTACCATGGACATCAGCAGTCCCTGCTCACAGGACCCagagctgaggctcagggagggcagTCTTGCTCAGGGTCAGGCTGCAAGACTGGGTGTTTCCTTCAACCACACCAGACACTGTGGCTGGGGAATGCCCCCAGAGAGCAACACGCACCCCACTCAGCCTTCGTCAGGAACACAGCTCCTGGCTGGGCACCATGAAGCCACTGTAGGCATATCCATAGGATGAAGTAAATGAACCAATGAATGGAATTTAGGattcttcagtttttattattagttatctggttttatttttatttaattaattaatttatttttatagattttatttatctattgacagagagagagtgagagagagaggacaagcaggggaagtggcagagggagggagaagtagacctgttgagcagcgagcctgatatggggccctgtcccaggaccctgggatctgacctgagccaaaggcagatgcctaaccaactgagccacccaggcgcccctgtttatctGGTTTTTAGAGACACtaagagttttgaaaaatgtcttctttggggTATGGTGCAAGTTTTGTGCTTTCGTGTTCCTATATCTGTACCTAAGGGTCCTTGAATAATGATATTGTGGGGGTGTGGAGAGAAATCCTGAAGGAACGTCTCTGGAAAGGAGAGTTCTGGGTCAGGAGTCCAGATCAAGAGGCTGGGGGCCAGGACTcttgggtctgagggaggaggggctggggactAGGACCCCGGGTCTGAGAGAAGGGGGCTGGGActctgggtctgagggaggagggggctgggggctgggacccCGGCGTCTTGGCGTAGAGAGAGCAATATCTGGGGAAGCAGATGCGCTGGTGTTCAGTTACACCAGCAATCATTTGCCCCGTATGGTTTTCCGGATCCAAGTTTGGTACTTGCACAGGTTGGTGTAGACTCCAGGATAGCCGGGAAGGGCGCAACGTTCCATCCCCCAGGACACAAGGCCCTGGAGCTGTCCTTTGCACACCAGGGGTCCCCCTGAATCACCCTAAAGGGGAGAGGCCGAAATGGAGACACCCATGGACAGATGGTCAGAGGCATgggtgtggaaaacccaagaggcAAAGGTGAGGAAGGAGGTGGGCTGAGAGCCCTGGCAGGGCTCAGGAGATATCAGCCGGAAGGGTTGGGGTCActgccttccctcttccctggtTCCTGCTGTCTCTGCCTCTTGGGGCTCACTACGCTGCTCTAGAAAACTGTATGCTTCTTTATCTCCCCGTCTCTGGAGTCACCTCTCAGGGATGGGCTAAGGTCTCTAGAGTCCCTGAGCACAGATTTCCCAGTGCCCACATGAAATAACAACAATGAGTGCTTTCCATGCACTACCACCTCATTCCACCATCTCCCCTAAGAGGTGCTACCCCCACCTGACAGATTAGTAAACTCAGGCACAGGGGATTAGGTCTATTATCCAAGGGTGTACAACTAGCAGGCAGCCCAGCTGTTACAATCTCTCTCAGTCTATGGGAGGCCCCTGCTGATTTTCATGCTCCTGAGATCCTTTGAAACCCAAGTCCCAGCCCCAAacaatccccctcccccagatctCCTCCTGGGCCTCACCTGACAGGAGTCCTTCCCACCTTGGGGGACACCTGCACAGACCATGCCAGCAGTGATGGCTTGGGAATAAGCCCGCCGACACTCCTGATCCGAGGAGATGTTGATGTTCACACACTGCAGGGAGTTGGGGTAACTGACTGGGGGGCACAGAAAGGTTACAAGTGAGGGTTCTACCTTCCAGCAGGACCAGGAGTCTGGGGACtgacctcctcctccctcagaccaaGGAGTCCAGGCCCCCCAGCCCTTCCTTCCCAGGATGTGGGAGTACTCACCAATGGGGCTAGATGTGGTGCCCCAGCCTGACACATGGCAGGGGGTTCCTGGGCTTGCGCAGGAGCTGGTTATGGTGATGGGCctcactgccctccccagccGAACGGGCCGCTCCAGCTGCAGCAGCATCAGGTCGTTATTGTGAGTCCGGGAGTTGTATTGGGGGTGTGGCACCTGACGAACCACACGTAGCACCTGCTGGGTGGCCTCCCAGTTCTTCAGGTTATGCTTGCCCAGGGCTACGTGAAGGATCCTGGTCCATAAACCCCAAAAGTTGCACTGCTCAGGATCTGACCTGGAGacccctccccatcctctggCCCCATACTCTACCCTGGTGATGAATTTTCCACAAGTCTGAACTGCTTACGGAGCATTTGATGGACTCCTGTGCTCCTTTTTCCCGCAACCTGTGCATTCTCTCTTGGGCCAATTCTACCATACACCCCTTCCTCTTTTGAGCTATGCTCTGCTTTCTGGCTTGGGTGTAAGGTGATAATTGCGAGTTCTTGGCTCAGTGTTGGGTTCTAGGCTCTGAATTCCAAGTGAGAGTCTGGGCTATGGCTCTAGGCTCTAAATCAGGATTGAAATGCTGGACTAGGCTCCAGGGAGGCTCCATCCTGgtcccagcctggcccctgggtTCTAGATATTTTGAACGTTTGAGTCTAAGCTAGGATCTGGGCTTTCTAGATTGCTAATGGATCATGGCATACTTCCTAGATATGGGTGTGAGCTTCTGGTGTTAGGATAGGCTGTGGGTTCTATTTTGAGCTCTGCATTATGGTTTGAGTCTGGGTTCTAGAATGTTGATTTGAGCTCTTAGTCTTAGGTAGTCTCAATTCTAGATTTAGCAATGGATTCTGGACATGGATACAAGCTTCAGTTTCTAAGTTGCTAGGTTGAGTTCTGGGTTCTTGCTTAAGTTTTGGTTTTTGACCTGGGTTTTAGGCAATGGCTTGAGCTCTGTGTTTGAGCTTAGGGTCCTAAACATCAGTCTGAGTTCTTGATTCTTGGCTAGGCTTTGTTTCAGATGGAATTACAGTTATGGTCTGGGCTCTCGCTTCTAGACTGTAGTCCGAGCCCTTGACCTCAGGTTGAGCTCTGGCTTCTAGATGGAGCTCCAGAAACTTTGGATCCAAGTTTCTAAATGTTGCCTTGCATTCTGAGCTTTGCATTCTATATTCTGCACTAGGTTTTGGGCTCTGGGTCCTACATCAGACTTTAGTTTATGGCATTAGATCTGGTTTATAGGCACTGGGTGGGCTCTTTCTTGGATCTGGGTTCTATGTTTAGGTCTAGACTCTTGGAAGGGCTCTGAGTTCTGTATGGGGCTTCAGATTATGGTCTGCAGTTGGACACTAGGTTGAAGTTTGGGTTCCAGATGCTAAAAAAGAAGCTGTAGACTAGATTCTGAATTAGAAATTGCTTCTAGAATAGGTTCTGGGTCTGTCCTACATTCTGAGCTAATGTTCTAGCTGTAAACAGGGTTCTGGATTTATGGCTAGACTGCAGGTCTGGACTAGACTTTGAATTCTAAGTTTTGAGAGGTGTCCTGAGTTACTGAATGTAGACCATGCCCTAAACTGAACCACCAATCTGGAATGGGCTCCTAATCTTACTCTCTTCGTAGAGCTTGGCCTCTAGATAGATCTCCAGATTATATTAAGTACTACTTTTTGTGTGGGACTCTATACTGGCCTATGGGTTCTAAACTGTCAATCTGCTTTCAGAATCtaaaccaaggggcacctgggtgtctcattcagttgagtgtcagactcgTGGTTTGGCTGGGATTGTGActtcagggtggtgggattgagctccgcctTCAGTCCTGCTCTCAGTttagagtctgctggagattctgtctctccctctgcctttccccctgcttgctctctctctctctcaataaataaacaaataaaatcttaaaaaaagaatctaaaccGAGTTCAAGATTTATGGCTGGATTCCATATTCTGAGCTGTGTTGGTAATTCTAGGCTCTTATCCAGACCCCAAACCAGGCCCCAGCTACTACATTAGGTGCAACACAATGCTTGGGTTTCTTAGCTGAGCTCTGGGGCTCTAGACTCTGGAATTCACTTGGCACAAGAGTGGGGAAGGGGATTACTCACGGGCGTGCACAGTGAGCAGCAGTGATGGCCCACTTGCCTGACAGGAGGGCCCCTCCACAGAGGAAGCGACGAAAGGGACCTGCCAGTAGCGCTGCCTGCCATGGCTGGGAGTTCTGGACGCATGTGTAACCACCAATTATCTTGTTCTCATCCCTTTGGCTCTGTGCCATGGCTAGgaacaggcaggggtggggtggggaaagcagatGACCAAATGCTCTTCACCTCCCAACTCTCTAGGACATCTGGGACCCACAAATCCCTTTTTATAACCTACCCCGTAAACCACCCATCTCTATCTGCCCACGCAGTATGAGATCTGTGAGATATGCCAAATGTTGGCCGTTATCGGCCAACATCTCCCCCCTTCACCTCCACAGTACAGCACTTGATCCCATGGCCACCTCATCCACGGCTCTGACATATCTACTAT
This region includes:
- the KLK14 gene encoding kallikrein-14 isoform X1; translated protein: MFFLLTAFQIVALAMAQSQRDENKIIGGYTCVQNSQPWQAALLAGPFRRFLCGGALLSGKWAITAAHCARPILHVALGKHNLKNWEATQQVLRVVRQVPHPQYNSRTHNNDLMLLQLERPVRLGRAVRPITITSSCASPGTPCHVSGWGTTSSPIGEYSHILGRKGWGAWTPWSEGGGGQSPDSWSCWKVEPSLVTFLCPPVSYPNSLQCVNINISSDQECRRAYSQAITAGMVCAGVPQGGKDSCQGDSGGPLVCKGQLQGLVSWGMERCALPGYPGVYTNLCKYQTWIRKTIRGK
- the KLK14 gene encoding kallikrein-14 isoform X2 translates to MFFLLTAFQIVALAMAQSQRDENKIIGGYTCVQNSQPWQAALLAGPFRRFLCGGALLSGKWAITAAHCARPILHVALGKHNLKNWEATQQVLRVVRQVPHPQYNSRTHNNDLMLLQLERPVRLGRAVRPITITSSCASPGTPCHVSGWGTTSSPIVSYPNSLQCVNINISSDQECRRAYSQAITAGMVCAGVPQGGKDSCQGDSGGPLVCKGQLQGLVSWGMERCALPGYPGVYTNLCKYQTWIRKTIRGK